A genomic region of Bactrocera dorsalis isolate Fly_Bdor chromosome 3, ASM2337382v1, whole genome shotgun sequence contains the following coding sequences:
- the LOC105226703 gene encoding F-box/LRR-repeat protein 7 isoform X2: MMSSVFTGENFAVSEDADNQNFSMKHNRAYTEDNVLVYNIFVYSIPKQFTENDVRDYFTTFGNVIDVNLVPDKKKSRRAAPKVGFVNFSDPESAASVLEKNTHRLQGWRIGVKAGDSWNQPNAEKACSVKVRDSWFQPTITSIPTDGTNFTSLNDDCLEIIFGMLELKEQVRFARVCQRFHDIFQMHCKREFKNFDLYKMCDVTLWEIRDFFRFAGENIESIYGSVPYKNRKRIVEFIRTFCTKLKTIKLDDSKMNLDCLKKLLRRFPHLQALALRDCALSDVYIETMTHLKHLETLELPENYELTGKSISKLTQLKVLNLYGCCNIQTSHLVDICESLPNLKALDIRRCERLSPALLDVMIEHCKELEILKMSCPEFPYERVALLPKLKHLELLYYSLYGTSQKRLLAELVAHKADQFEILKIVAKNTLTVEHIDLISELRQLKVLFVANNPAVNDDALDAFCKLQQLEELTIKGCGNITNRALLRLVQSCKQLRLLNIQFCKKITMDFLLETIRALKATEQRKKTLQLIVYGTSMDYYGVGECEEYKEAAAQSLVKVIFHASNKELGLEEGVDIYNIWDGEHWVDDEDDLTDDYDDDDDEDLHFPDSDMDDDDINFVYDVFGVYPPGHDINDVIW; the protein is encoded by the exons ATGATGTCCTCAGTCTTCACAGGTGAAAATTTTGCGGTTTCAGAAGATGCAGACAATCAAAATTTCTCTATGAAACATAATAGAGCTTATACAGAAGACAATGTGCTGGTttacaatatatttgtatacagcATACCAAAACAA TTTACAGAAAACGATGTACGCGattattttacaacttttgGTAATGTGATTGATGTAAACCTGGTCCCGGACAAAAAGAAATCTCGGCGTGCGGCGCCCAAAGTAGGGTTTGTCAACTTTTCGGACCCGGAAAGTGCCGCcag CGTCCTAGAAAAGAATACTCATCGCTTGCAAGGCTGGCGTATCGGTGTGAAAGCTGGTGACAGCTGGAATCAGCCCAATGCAGAAAAAGCATGTAGTGTTAAGGTACGCGATAGTTGGTTTCAGCCCACTATTACATCAATACCGACAGATGGCACCAATTTTACTTCGTTGAATGATGATTGTCTAGAAATAATTTTCGGTATGTTGGAGTTGAAAGAACAAGTACGTTTTGCACGTGTATGTCAGCGCTTCCACGATATTTTCCAAATGCATTGCAAACGCGAATTCAAAAACTTCGATTTGTATAAAATGTGTGATGTGACGCTATGGGAAATCCGTGATTTCTTTCGTTTTGCtggtgaaaatattgaaagcatATACGGCAGTGTGCCGTATAAAAATCGCAAGCGAATTGTTGAATTTATCAGAACATTTTGTACAAAGCTTAAAACTATCAAACTGGATGATAGTAAAATGAATCTAGACTGCCTGAAGAAACTATTGCGTCGTTTTCCACATTTGCAAGCCTTGGCGCTACGTGATTGTGCTTTAAGTGACGTCTACATAGAGACCATGACACATTTAAAGCATTTAGAAACTCTCGAACTCCCGGAAAATTATGAATTGACCg GTAAATCCATAAGCAAACTGACACAACTGAAGGTACTGAACTTATACGGTTGTTGTAATATACAAACTTCACATTTGGTCGATATTTGCGAATCACTGCCAAACTTAAAAGCTCTGGACATACGTCGTTGTGAACGGCTATCGCCCGCACTTTTAGACGTTATGATAGAACATTGCAAAgaattggaaattttaaaaatgtcttGCCCGGAGTTTCCATATGAACGTGTCGCATTATTGCCAAAACTAAAGCACCTAGAATTGCTTTATTACTCTCTCTACGGTACATCACAGAAGCGTCTCTTGGCTGAACTTGTCGCCCACAAGGCTGATCAATTcgagattttgaaaattgttgccAAAAATACACTTACTGTCGAGCATATTGATCTAATATCGGAGCTGAGACAGTTGAAAGTACTGTTTGTCGCCAACAATCCGGCAGTGAACGATGATGCACTCGATGCATTTTGTAAATTGCAACAACTCGAAGAGTTGACAATCAAAGGCTGCGGTAACATAACAAACCGCGCACTTTTGCGGCTGGTGCAAAGCTGCAAACAACTACGTCTGTTAAACATacagttttgcaaaaaaataaccaTGGACTTTCTGCTAGAAACTATACGCGCATTAAAAGCTACAGAACAACGCAAAAAAACATTACAGCTCATAGTGTATGGTACATCAATGGATTACTATGGTGTGGGTGAG TGTGAAGAATACAAAGAAGCTGCGGCACAGTCTTTGGTTAAAGTTATCTTCCACGCTTCAAATAAGGAATTAGGTTTAGAAGAAGGCGTAGACATTTATAATATCTGGGATGGAGAGCATTGGGTTGACGATGAAGACGATCTAACCGATGattatgatgatgatgatgatgaagacTTACATTTTCCTGATTCGGATATGGACGATGATGACATCAATTTTGTTTACGATGTATTTGGAGTATATCCACCTGGTCACG ATATCAATGATGTTATTTGGTGA
- the LOC105226702 gene encoding NADH dehydrogenase [ubiquinone] 1 alpha subcomplex subunit 6: MAGREAVRKAVQQVRPILSVDREEARKRALNLYKAWYRQIPYIVMDYDIPKSVEECRAKLREEFERHRNVTDVRVVDMLVIKGQMELKETVEIWKQKGHIMRYWKESQDPKPTDFLSKFLQGVN, translated from the exons ATGGCCGGACGTGAAGCTGTAAGAAAAGCTGTGCAACAAGTGCGTCCCATCTTGTCGGTGGATCGTGAGGAGGCGCGCAAACGTGCACTCAATCTCTACAAAGCCTGGTATCGGCAAATTCCTTATATTG TCATGGACTATGACATACCCAAATCGGTGGAAGAGTGCCGCGCTAAACTGCGCGAAGAATTCGAAAGGCATCGTAATGTGACCGATGTGCGCGTTGTTGATATGCTGGTCATAAAG GGTCAAATGGAGCTGAAGGAGACAGTAGAAATTTGGAAGCAAAAGGGGCACATAATGCGTTACTGGAAGGAAAGCCAAGATCCCAAACCCACTGACTTTTTGTCGAAATTCTTGCAAGGTGTGAATTAG
- the LOC105226703 gene encoding F-box/LRR-repeat protein 7 isoform X1, whose amino-acid sequence MSIFDVLALREYSRATFMMSSVFTGENFAVSEDADNQNFSMKHNRAYTEDNVLVYNIFVYSIPKQFTENDVRDYFTTFGNVIDVNLVPDKKKSRRAAPKVGFVNFSDPESAASVLEKNTHRLQGWRIGVKAGDSWNQPNAEKACSVKVRDSWFQPTITSIPTDGTNFTSLNDDCLEIIFGMLELKEQVRFARVCQRFHDIFQMHCKREFKNFDLYKMCDVTLWEIRDFFRFAGENIESIYGSVPYKNRKRIVEFIRTFCTKLKTIKLDDSKMNLDCLKKLLRRFPHLQALALRDCALSDVYIETMTHLKHLETLELPENYELTGKSISKLTQLKVLNLYGCCNIQTSHLVDICESLPNLKALDIRRCERLSPALLDVMIEHCKELEILKMSCPEFPYERVALLPKLKHLELLYYSLYGTSQKRLLAELVAHKADQFEILKIVAKNTLTVEHIDLISELRQLKVLFVANNPAVNDDALDAFCKLQQLEELTIKGCGNITNRALLRLVQSCKQLRLLNIQFCKKITMDFLLETIRALKATEQRKKTLQLIVYGTSMDYYGVGECEEYKEAAAQSLVKVIFHASNKELGLEEGVDIYNIWDGEHWVDDEDDLTDDYDDDDDEDLHFPDSDMDDDDINFVYDVFGVYPPGHDINDVIW is encoded by the exons ATGTCCATTTTTGATGTTTTAGCATTACGCGAGTACTCCCGCGCTACATTTATGATGTCCTCAGTCTTCACAGGTGAAAATTTTGCGGTTTCAGAAGATGCAGACAATCAAAATTTCTCTATGAAACATAATAGAGCTTATACAGAAGACAATGTGCTGGTttacaatatatttgtatacagcATACCAAAACAA TTTACAGAAAACGATGTACGCGattattttacaacttttgGTAATGTGATTGATGTAAACCTGGTCCCGGACAAAAAGAAATCTCGGCGTGCGGCGCCCAAAGTAGGGTTTGTCAACTTTTCGGACCCGGAAAGTGCCGCcag CGTCCTAGAAAAGAATACTCATCGCTTGCAAGGCTGGCGTATCGGTGTGAAAGCTGGTGACAGCTGGAATCAGCCCAATGCAGAAAAAGCATGTAGTGTTAAGGTACGCGATAGTTGGTTTCAGCCCACTATTACATCAATACCGACAGATGGCACCAATTTTACTTCGTTGAATGATGATTGTCTAGAAATAATTTTCGGTATGTTGGAGTTGAAAGAACAAGTACGTTTTGCACGTGTATGTCAGCGCTTCCACGATATTTTCCAAATGCATTGCAAACGCGAATTCAAAAACTTCGATTTGTATAAAATGTGTGATGTGACGCTATGGGAAATCCGTGATTTCTTTCGTTTTGCtggtgaaaatattgaaagcatATACGGCAGTGTGCCGTATAAAAATCGCAAGCGAATTGTTGAATTTATCAGAACATTTTGTACAAAGCTTAAAACTATCAAACTGGATGATAGTAAAATGAATCTAGACTGCCTGAAGAAACTATTGCGTCGTTTTCCACATTTGCAAGCCTTGGCGCTACGTGATTGTGCTTTAAGTGACGTCTACATAGAGACCATGACACATTTAAAGCATTTAGAAACTCTCGAACTCCCGGAAAATTATGAATTGACCg GTAAATCCATAAGCAAACTGACACAACTGAAGGTACTGAACTTATACGGTTGTTGTAATATACAAACTTCACATTTGGTCGATATTTGCGAATCACTGCCAAACTTAAAAGCTCTGGACATACGTCGTTGTGAACGGCTATCGCCCGCACTTTTAGACGTTATGATAGAACATTGCAAAgaattggaaattttaaaaatgtcttGCCCGGAGTTTCCATATGAACGTGTCGCATTATTGCCAAAACTAAAGCACCTAGAATTGCTTTATTACTCTCTCTACGGTACATCACAGAAGCGTCTCTTGGCTGAACTTGTCGCCCACAAGGCTGATCAATTcgagattttgaaaattgttgccAAAAATACACTTACTGTCGAGCATATTGATCTAATATCGGAGCTGAGACAGTTGAAAGTACTGTTTGTCGCCAACAATCCGGCAGTGAACGATGATGCACTCGATGCATTTTGTAAATTGCAACAACTCGAAGAGTTGACAATCAAAGGCTGCGGTAACATAACAAACCGCGCACTTTTGCGGCTGGTGCAAAGCTGCAAACAACTACGTCTGTTAAACATacagttttgcaaaaaaataaccaTGGACTTTCTGCTAGAAACTATACGCGCATTAAAAGCTACAGAACAACGCAAAAAAACATTACAGCTCATAGTGTATGGTACATCAATGGATTACTATGGTGTGGGTGAG TGTGAAGAATACAAAGAAGCTGCGGCACAGTCTTTGGTTAAAGTTATCTTCCACGCTTCAAATAAGGAATTAGGTTTAGAAGAAGGCGTAGACATTTATAATATCTGGGATGGAGAGCATTGGGTTGACGATGAAGACGATCTAACCGATGattatgatgatgatgatgatgaagacTTACATTTTCCTGATTCGGATATGGACGATGATGACATCAATTTTGTTTACGATGTATTTGGAGTATATCCACCTGGTCACG ATATCAATGATGTTATTTGGTGA